One segment of Rosa chinensis cultivar Old Blush chromosome 6, RchiOBHm-V2, whole genome shotgun sequence DNA contains the following:
- the LOC112169491 gene encoding uncharacterized protein LOC112169491, giving the protein MLTVLSPEEDIVYFMDPLKRRLCTGEWKNIVDNGIKIHNAQLKRQGRKTTTWKNCAGIPEQKTDKDCGYYVMRYMKEIVEDKSLDFFTKWERRGKATYTQEDIDVVRNEWAKFMVKTYM; this is encoded by the exons ATGCTAACTGTACTCAGTCCTGAAGAAGACATTGTCTACTTCATGGATCCATTAAAGAGGAGACTCTGCACAGGAGAGTGGAAGAATATTGTTGATAA TGGCATCAAAATACATAATGCTCAACTCAAGAGGCAGGGCAGAAAGACAACTACTTGGAAAAACTGTGCG GGTATTCCTGAGCAAAAGACAGACAAAGACTGTGGATATTATGTAATGAGATATATGAAGGAAATAGTGGAAGATAAGAGCTTAGATTTTTTCACCAAG tgggagagaagaGGCAAAGCAACATATACCCAGGAAGATATTGATGTGGTCAGAAATGAGTGGGCAAAGTTTATGGTGAAGACATATATGTAA